A stretch of the Gossypium hirsutum isolate 1008001.06 chromosome D07, Gossypium_hirsutum_v2.1, whole genome shotgun sequence genome encodes the following:
- the LOC107953438 gene encoding delta(7)-sterol-C5(6)-desaturase isoform X3 → MRGCCAFVRGNGCCGAKADAIPTNKAMLLQIYVAMKAMPWYCALPSLSEYMIENGWTKCYDRVSEVGWLPHLLYLSLYLVFVEFGIYWMHRELHDIKPLYKYLHATHHIYNKQNTLSPFAGLAFHPVDGILQAVPHVIALFIIPTHFTTHVGLLFLEAVWTANIHDCIHGKLWPVMGAGYHTIHHTTYRHNYGHYTIWMDWMLGTLRDPSDEEGKKVM, encoded by the exons ATGCTATCCCCACAAATAAAGCCATGCTCTTGCAAATTTATGTTGCTATGAAGGCCATGCCATGGTACTGTGCTCTTCCATCTCTTTCCGAATACATGATTGAAAATGGCTGGACAAAATGTTATGATAGAGTAAGTGAGGTCGGCTGGCTTCCACACTTACTATATTTGTCTCTTTATCTCGTATTTGTGGAGTTTGGGATTTACTGGATGCACAGAGAATTGCATGATATAAAACCATTATACAAGTACCTTCATGCAACTCATCACATCTACAACAAGCAGAATACACTTTCTCCATTTGCTG GTTTGGCTTTTCACCCAGTGGACGGAATACTGCAGGCAGTACCTCATGTGATAGCACTCTTCATTATACCAACTCATTTTACAACACATGTCGGACTGCTGTTCCTCGAGGCCGTCTGGACGGCAAACATTCACGATTGCATCCATGGCAAACTATGGCCTGTGATGGGTGCTGGGTACCACACTATTCACCACACTACGTATCGCCATAACTATGGCCATTACACCATTTGGATGGATTGGATGCTTGGAACCCTACGTGACCCTAGTGACGAAGAAGGCAAGAAGGTCATGTAA
- the LOC107953438 gene encoding delta(7)-sterol-C5(6)-desaturase isoform X1, with translation MGDEYLQQFLDETTWYNHIVLGYLLPTNLWYPLPRFLQTWLRNYLAGTLLYLISGFLWCFYIYYLKRNVYVPKDAIPTNKAMLLQIYVAMKAMPWYCALPSLSEYMIENGWTKCYDRVSEVGWLPHLLYLSLYLVFVEFGIYWMHRELHDIKPLYKYLHATHHIYNKQNTLSPFAGLAFHPVDGILQAVPHVIALFIIPTHFTTHVGLLFLEAVWTANIHDCIHGKLWPVMGAGYHTIHHTTYRHNYGHYTIWMDWMLGTLRDPSDEEGKKVM, from the exons ATGGGAGACGAGTATTTGCAGCAGTTCTTGGATGAAACCACTTGGTACAATCACATTGTTTTGGGATACCTTTTGCCTACAAATCTATGGTACCCTCTTCCCCGTTTCTTGCAGACATGGCTACGAAACTACCTTGCTGGGACTTTGCTTTACCTCATCTCTGGTTTCCTTTGGTGTTTCTATATTTACTACTTGAAACGCAATGTCTATGTTCCCAAAG ATGCTATCCCCACAAATAAAGCCATGCTCTTGCAAATTTATGTTGCTATGAAGGCCATGCCATGGTACTGTGCTCTTCCATCTCTTTCCGAATACATGATTGAAAATGGCTGGACAAAATGTTATGATAGAGTAAGTGAGGTCGGCTGGCTTCCACACTTACTATATTTGTCTCTTTATCTCGTATTTGTGGAGTTTGGGATTTACTGGATGCACAGAGAATTGCATGATATAAAACCATTATACAAGTACCTTCATGCAACTCATCACATCTACAACAAGCAGAATACACTTTCTCCATTTGCTG GTTTGGCTTTTCACCCAGTGGACGGAATACTGCAGGCAGTACCTCATGTGATAGCACTCTTCATTATACCAACTCATTTTACAACACATGTCGGACTGCTGTTCCTCGAGGCCGTCTGGACGGCAAACATTCACGATTGCATCCATGGCAAACTATGGCCTGTGATGGGTGCTGGGTACCACACTATTCACCACACTACGTATCGCCATAACTATGGCCATTACACCATTTGGATGGATTGGATGCTTGGAACCCTACGTGACCCTAGTGACGAAGAAGGCAAGAAGGTCATGTAA